The genomic window ATGGCACACACAGAGCCCCTTGTCCTGTGCAGGCTCTGGGGTGGTACCCAGGATCACTCTAGCTGTCTCCAAAGCCTGGCCTGGTGCCTGGGCACAGAGCTACTTCGGGCGAGCTGGCACCGATGCTGTCCAGTATGGTGACCCTGACATACTTCTAGCCAGGGACACCCCGAGGTCCTCTAGTTTGAGGCCATGCTATTCTGATGTGGTGTCAGTTCTCAGGCCACCCCAACTTGAGTCCCCAACAAGGACAATGAGGCTGAATGGGGCCAGAATCAAGAGAGAAGAGTCAGTAGGGGGGAAAGCTGGGCTGGGAGGGTCACGGGTGTGAGGTGACAGTTCTGCTCCCGCAGGTATGCTATGGCCGTGATGAACCGCCACGCATGCCCTGTGGAGAACTGGTATGGCGCACTCTGCAGACAGCCTCCCTCCAAAGCTCCCTTCATCTCTGCTCCCTCTTGGGTCGGGGCTGTTGTGAGCAAGCCAGTTGGAGACCCTGGCCCTCACTGCTCTTAGCTGACACTGGCaatgcctgcccctccccaggcatGACTTCAAGCCCATCCACCTGTTTCCCACCATCCCTTCACCCCTTTGGCATCTGTCTCAGTCCAGTTCTGGGAGGTGGGCTCTCCTGCCCCTGCCAAGAGAATACTGGGAGGGTAGTCTCTGAGAAGCCGGAGGGTACAGGCTGGGAGAACCCCTTTCCCCCAGTCTACTCTCTGTCCTGCCTGCCAGGTCCTACAACGAGTCCTGCTCTCCTGACCCCGCTGAACAAGGGGGCCCCAAGACTTGCTGCACCCTGGATGATGTCCCCCTCATCAGGTAAGGCCTGGACTCTGGGCAGGTAAGGGAGACCCCAGCCCCTCAAACCCCTATCCCTGGGTCTCAGAAATACTAAGTATATTAAAAGCACTTAATAACAATACTACTTGCCaatcactgtgtgccaggccctgtgctgaatGCTTTATGCGCAGAACACCGTTTAATCCTGACATTGAGGCAGCTATCGTTCTCACTGTTTTATAGGCAAGGAAACAGACTGTTATGTCATCcgtccaggtcacacagctagtaagtggaggCACCTGGATTTAAGCTGAAGCCCTCTGATTGCCCAGCCCAGTTCTGGCCCAAGGAAAGCCAGACTGGCTGCAGACCTTTACAGTCTCAGGGAATCCAAGGAGTCTTGGGCTCTGCCCAGCAATCCTGGGCACTCCCTTACCCATCACACACATGTGCTCTGCTTTGGGGGAGGGCCCAGCCTGCAGCCAGTTGTTTATAGAACACAACTGGCCCTTCTCCTAAATCAGTGGCTTGCTGCTAAGGAACAGGCACGGTTAAAGCAAGAGACAGATGGGCCAGAATGGGGGTGCTAGTGCTCCtgctcctctctcactctgtccttgcccccccccccccagcaagtGTGGCACATATCCCCCAGAGAGCTGCCTCTTCAGCCTCATTGGCAACATGGGTGCTTTCATGGGTGAGTTGTGCCCTCAGCCCCCCCTAGCCAGCCCAGCCCAATCCAacccacttccccacccccctcccagaaGGGCCCAGGAAGCCCTTGCCTAGTGCGGCCCACCCCACCAAGGGCTAAGGCAAGAGGAGTCACATCTCTCCTGTTCTTGAACAAGGGCCAAAGTGTCTCACACAGCCACCCTGCTGGCTGGAGGCTGAGGACACCCAGTTCACCACCTGCCCTTCTATTCCCTTTTGGCCCTCAGAccagagtggggggcaggggcagaggccgGGGCAGTTGGTGGGCTGGCTGGGccaggatggggtgggaggagagcaCCAGTGCTGGCCCCACCTGTGCTGTCTTCCCCCAGTGGCTCTGATCTGCCTGCTGCGCTACGGGCAGCTCCTGGAGCAGAGTCGTCATTCCTGGGTCAACACCACAACACTCATCACAGGCTGCACCAACGCTGCGGGCCTTGTGGTGGTCGGCAACTTCCAGGTGTGCCCGCCTGCCTGCCTCTTGAACTTTCACGAACGGGTGCCCTCAGCTGAAGGTTGCCCCAAGCTACAGAGACAGCCCTACAAGGCTGAGGGTGGGGATAGGGGGGTCTGAGAGGGaaaggggatgggggtggaggaggtaGGGCTGCTTCACAGATGGGTGCTTTCTCCGGACCAGGTGGATCATGCTAAGTCTCTGCACTACATCGGAACTGGTGTGGCCTTCTCCGCCGGGCTGCTCTTTGTCTGCCTGCACTGTGCCCTCTGCTACCACGGGGCCACTGCCCCCCAGGACCTGGCTATGGCCTACGTGCGGATTGTGCTGGCAGCCATCGCCTTTGTCACCCTGATCCTCAGTATCCTTCCAGGACAGGGCAGCCAGGAACTAATCCTCTATCTCAGCCTTTCCCCACCcaagacctggggtgggggggtggggggcgttgTGGGGTTGGAGGAGAGCTTGGTACACATATATCCAGAAAATACTGCCTGGTGTGGTTTCCTACTTACCCTCCCAGGAGGTGAGACCTGGCTCTTGGCCCCAGCCTAGTTATCTATCTAGGAAGGTAGGAGTGTCAACAGGCTTCCACACATCCTACTGAACATTTCCTTAGCCCCATTCCAGGTGCGGTCTTCTTTATGCACGAGAGCTCTCAGCTGCAGCATGGGGCAGCCCTGTGCGAGTGGGTGTTTGTCATTGACATCCTCATTTTCTACGGCACTTTCAGTTATGAGTTCGGAGCAGTGTCGTCAGAGACGCTGGTGGCTGCGCTGCAGCCTGCCCCTGGCCGGGCTGCCAAGTCCTCTGGGAGCGGTCGCACCTCCACTCACCTCACCTGTGCCCCCGAAAGCATCGCCATGATCTGAGGTCTGCGGAGGGTGGCCGGGCCAGCCTCACCAGCTCCCCACCTCAtaactttgcatttattttgtaccAAAAATGGTTTTGAGGAAGTGTTGTCAGGATATAGGCTTCCTTGCTGCTGGAGCAGTGGCCATCCCACACCCACCCGTGCCACGGAGGAACAGGCCCGGCAGGTGCCTGGGCTGCACACAACCTACTCCCTTACTCTGCACTGTTGTTTTTATGTTCAAAGGTCACATATTCTCATTTCACCCAGCCAGCCCTTCAGGTGCCTTCTACTCCCCAGTGCCGAAGCCAAACCACTGGGGTTTCCTGCTGCAGGAATTGGGGGCTGGGAACAGCAAGAAGGATAGAATTTGGGGTGGAGGGATAGGCACTCCTTAGACTGTGGGAAGGCCCACTTTGGGGCCCACTGAGCTGCACTGGGATTCTTCACtctgcccttttctttctttcgggCAAATAACACAGCAGAACCATGTGGGTATTTtagtacttttatatatatatatacatatatatctatatctatatatctacatatatatagatatagatatatatatctattaaaaGAATTCTAATTTGCATGTTTGTAGTCTGTTCTGAAGAGTCAAGAGAGAGACTAACCCAGGTTGGCTTTCCCTAGGCAAAGGATGGGCAAAATCTCCTGCCCCCAGAAAGAGTCCTGAGTGGCCACTGCTCTTTGAGAACAGGGCTGCCAAGAATAAAGACTGCCAGGTGCTATCCAAATACCCCTCAAGGGCTTGAAACCCTTTCTAGGACTTTAAACAGTCTAAAGAACTGACCTGATCCTTCTTCTACTCAAGAGTGTGGTTTGAAGTTTGCTTCCTCAGTAGGTAAtaatggggtggggcagaggtgggggcggAGGGAATCCACAAAGCAACTTCAAACTGATAGGAGCAGTTTTCACAATGAACCTAAAGAAAGCCTGTGGGATTCCAAGATTTACTAAAAATTGCAGGGGACAGATGTaggctctcttttttttctttaccatctGTAAGTAACTATTGGATGCCAGACCCTGACACATTTTGCTCTCCAA from Neofelis nebulosa isolate mNeoNeb1 chromosome 9, mNeoNeb1.pri, whole genome shotgun sequence includes these protein-coding regions:
- the TMEM150A gene encoding transmembrane protein 150A isoform X1; the encoded protein is MTAWILLPVSLSAFSITGLWTVYAMAVMNRHACPVENWSYNESCSPDPAEQGGPKTCCTLDDVPLISKCGTYPPESCLFSLIGNMGAFMVALICLLRYGQLLEQSRHSWVNTTTLITGCTNAAGLVVVGNFQVDHAKSLHYIGTGVAFSAGLLFVCLHCALCYHGATAPQDLAMAYVRIVLAAIAFVTLILSAVFFMHESSQLQHGAALCEWVFVIDILIFYGTFSYEFGAVSSETLVAALQPAPGRAAKSSGSGRTSTHLTCAPESIAMI
- the TMEM150A gene encoding transmembrane protein 150A isoform X2 — encoded protein: MAVMNRHACPVENWSYNESCSPDPAEQGGPKTCCTLDDVPLISKCGTYPPESCLFSLIGNMGAFMVALICLLRYGQLLEQSRHSWVNTTTLITGCTNAAGLVVVGNFQVDHAKSLHYIGTGVAFSAGLLFVCLHCALCYHGATAPQDLAMAYVRIVLAAIAFVTLILSAVFFMHESSQLQHGAALCEWVFVIDILIFYGTFSYEFGAVSSETLVAALQPAPGRAAKSSGSGRTSTHLTCAPESIAMI